A region of Lycium barbarum isolate Lr01 chromosome 3, ASM1917538v2, whole genome shotgun sequence DNA encodes the following proteins:
- the LOC132631007 gene encoding uncharacterized protein LOC132631007: MTSHQFESFNVRFTEKNYSAWEFQFQLFVIGKELWCHIDGSDSAPTDPTKLNQWKVKDAQLLGRHIAANFFLHRWFFISKDQVSAMIIAKGPKVGRLLHICFSIPRVLSFACTSTASKTEVWHKRLGHPNSIVLSHLSNSDLLEIKINFQLLPLIVLLVN, translated from the exons ATGACTTCACATCAGTTTGAGTCCTTTAATGTTCGTTTCACTGAAAAAAATTATTCTGCTTGGGAATTTCAGTTTCAACTATTTGTCATTGGAAAAGAATTATGGTGCCATATAGATGGAAGTGATTCTGCTCCTACTGATCCTACAAAGTTAAATCAGTGGAAGGTCAAAGATGCTCAG TTGCTAGGAAGACACATCGCTGCCAATTTCTTCCTCCATCGCTGGTTCTTCATTTCTAAG GATCAGGTGTCCGCGATGATAATCGCGAAAGGGCCTAAAGTTGGAAGATTGCTTCATATATGTTTTTCCATTCCTCGTGTTCTATCTTTTGCTTGCACTTCTACAGCCAGTAAAACTGAGGTTTGGCATAAGCGTCTAGGACATCCAAATTCTATTGTGTTGTCTCATTTATCAAATTCTGATTTATTGGaaataaaaatcaattttcaGCTTCTTCCTTTGATTGTTCTACTTGTaaattag
- the LOC132631006 gene encoding probable phytol kinase 3, chloroplastic has translation MAVCACVFFPVLKSNSDPSLLLSSLFSSKKEKGVNLGLKTRRLHTSRRTKAVVMLSENPVMGDLMATALSGGIALSILRLWEETAKREVFDQKTNRKLVHISIGLVFMFCWPMFSSGHQGAILAALIPGLNIIKMLLLGLGIWKDDATVKSMSRFGDHRELLKGPLYYALTITYACAVYWRYSPISIGLICNLCAGDGIADIVGRRFGKQKLPYNKNKSFAGSLAMATVGFLASIGYLHYFSLFGYIQVSSRTVLGFLFVSLAAALVESHPLSTELDDNLTVPLTSVLVGSLVM, from the exons ATGGCTGTCTGTGCTTGTGTGTTTTTCCCAGTGTTAAAGTCAAACTCAGATCCAAGTCTtcttctctcttctctcttctcCAGCAAGAAAGAGAAAGGGGTCAATTTGGGGCTTAAAACCAGAAGACTACACACGAGTAGGAGGACTAAAGCTGTAGTAATGCTTTCAGAAAATCCAGTGATGGGAGATTTAATGGCCACTGCATTGTCCGGTGGTATTGCCCTTTCCATTCTTCGATTGTGGGAAGAAACAGCTAAGAGAGAGGTTTTCGATCAG AAAACGAATAGAAAGCTTGTTCATATTAGCATTGGGCTGGTCTTCATGTTCTGCTGGCCAATGTTCAG CTCTGGTCACCAGGGAGCAATTCTAGCAGCTCTTATTCCTGGTCTCAACATAATAAAAATGCTTCTTTTGGGACTAGGAATATGGAAAGATGATGCAACTGTCAAGTCTATGAGCCGATTTGGAGACCACAG GGAGCTTCTCAAGGGACCATTGTACTATGCCCTTACAATCACTTATGCTTGTGCTGTATATTGGAGATATTCTCCTATTTCAATTGGACTAATTTGCAACCTTTGTGCTGGTGATG GTATAGCTGACATTGTTGGCAGGAGGTTTGGAAAACAGAAACTCCCATACAATAAAAACAAATCATTTGCTGGTAGTCTTGCAATGGCAACTGTTGGTTTCTTAGCATCCATTGG ATACTTGCACTATTTCTCCTTGTTTGGGTATATTCAGGTGAGCTCCAGGACGGTTTTAGGGTTCTTGTTTGTGTCGCTTGCTGCAGCACTGGTTGAATCCCATCCTCTAAGCACTGAACTCGATGACAACTTGACGGTTCCCTTAACCTCAGTGCTGGTAGGTAGTCTTGTTATGTGA